Proteins encoded together in one Dehalococcoidales bacterium window:
- a CDS encoding nitronate monooxygenase yields the protein MSLRQIPKLRIGDLEVNIPLIQGGMGVGISLSGLASAVANEGGIGVISTAGIGMLEPDFNRSFKEANNRALRREIKKARGMTAGVIGINIMVALTDYSDLLQAALDEGADVVFLGAGLPLKIPENLLADKPGKHVMKVVPIVSSARAAKLIFHYWERNYQRIPDGVVVEGPLAGGHLGFSKAQIDDPEYALEKILPEVIATLRPFEESFNRSIPVIAAGGIYTGGDIYRYLKSGAQGVQMATRFVATNECDASPAFKEAYVNCNKEDLTIIESPVGLPGRAIKNKFLEMVAKGIKKPVKCPWKCLKTCDFTKSPYCIGAALTNAKKGILEKGFAFAGANAYRVNAITSVKELIKTLLSEYKISASIGERLEKKTLPKRRRVFYTGVPV from the coding sequence ATGAGCCTCAGGCAAATACCGAAATTGCGCATAGGTGACCTGGAGGTAAATATTCCGCTCATCCAGGGCGGAATGGGGGTGGGGATTTCGTTATCGGGCCTCGCCTCGGCGGTGGCCAACGAAGGCGGCATCGGGGTTATTTCCACAGCCGGCATCGGCATGCTCGAACCTGATTTCAACCGGAGCTTCAAAGAGGCCAATAACCGGGCCCTGCGTCGAGAAATAAAAAAAGCCAGGGGAATGACGGCGGGGGTTATCGGCATCAACATAATGGTGGCCCTGACCGACTATTCCGACCTCCTCCAGGCTGCTTTAGATGAAGGCGCGGACGTGGTTTTCCTGGGGGCCGGTCTGCCGCTGAAGATTCCGGAAAACCTGCTGGCGGACAAACCAGGCAAACACGTCATGAAAGTGGTGCCCATCGTATCTTCCGCCCGGGCGGCCAAATTGATATTCCACTACTGGGAGAGGAACTACCAGCGCATACCGGACGGCGTAGTCGTCGAAGGGCCGTTAGCCGGGGGACACCTCGGGTTCAGCAAGGCGCAAATCGACGACCCGGAGTACGCGCTGGAGAAGATACTGCCGGAAGTGATTGCCACGTTGCGCCCCTTTGAAGAGAGTTTTAACAGAAGTATTCCGGTTATCGCCGCCGGGGGTATATATACGGGCGGGGATATTTACCGCTACCTCAAGTCCGGCGCCCAGGGAGTACAGATGGCCACCCGGTTCGTGGCAACTAACGAATGCGATGCTTCGCCGGCATTTAAAGAGGCCTACGTAAACTGTAATAAAGAGGACCTTACCATTATCGAGAGCCCGGTTGGCTTGCCGGGAAGGGCCATAAAGAACAAATTTCTTGAAATGGTGGCAAAGGGCATTAAAAAACCGGTAAAATGCCCTTGGAAGTGTTTGAAGACCTGTGACTTTACCAAATCGCCCTACTGCATCGGCGCGGCTTTGACCAATGCCAAAAAGGGGATACTGGAAAAAGGATTCGCTTTTGCCGGGGCCAACGCTTACCGGGTTAACGCGATAACATCGGTCAAGGAACTGATTAAGACGCTGCTGTCAGAATATAAGATATCAGCTTCCATCGGAGAACGCCTCGAGAAAAAAACTCTCCCCAAAAGGCGGAGGGTCTTCTACACCGGAGTGCCGGTGTAA
- a CDS encoding TasA family protein, producing MKKVLFAAIACVLCLGLIGGAFAYFTDVETSTGNQMSAGTLNMQISDNNQGFRDTPVSASFVTPGGWAPGDEFVTDPVTFKNIGSIDIRYIFGRFCELGQFDGATPDAEGAGSANDIANYIVLVSYFEKAEGSADFSEELFSEANANAYLNFWGFPEVGYITLADLVAANPAGTSAKTCLWFFDGGNDPTVPPLPVGGTAQIKFKFKFLESATNVYQGDYATFRVDFVGTQTELELDDSITELVGDLYVP from the coding sequence GTGAAAAAAGTACTATTCGCGGCTATAGCCTGCGTGCTCTGTCTGGGACTGATTGGCGGGGCCTTCGCCTATTTCACGGACGTGGAAACGAGCACCGGCAACCAGATGTCAGCGGGAACACTGAATATGCAAATCTCTGACAATAATCAGGGTTTCCGCGACACACCGGTTAGTGCCAGCTTCGTTACTCCTGGCGGCTGGGCTCCGGGTGATGAATTTGTCACCGATCCGGTCACTTTCAAGAATATAGGCAGCATCGATATCCGTTATATCTTCGGCCGGTTCTGTGAATTGGGCCAGTTTGATGGAGCAACTCCGGACGCCGAAGGAGCCGGTTCAGCCAACGATATTGCCAACTACATTGTTTTGGTGTCTTACTTTGAAAAAGCTGAAGGCAGTGCTGATTTTTCCGAAGAACTCTTCTCTGAAGCCAATGCAAATGCGTATCTGAACTTCTGGGGTTTTCCGGAAGTAGGCTATATTACTCTGGCTGATCTTGTAGCCGCAAATCCTGCTGGAACGAGTGCCAAAACTTGTCTTTGGTTTTTCGATGGCGGCAATGATCCTACTGTCCCGCCTCTGCCTGTTGGCGGTACCGCCCAGATCAAGTTCAAATTCAAGTTCCTGGAGAGCGCTACAAATGTGTACCAGGGTGACTATGCCACTTTCCGTGTTGACTTTGTTGGCACTCAGACAGAGCTCGAGCTTGATGATTCAATAACCGAACTCGTGGGCGATCTTTACGTTCCATAA
- a CDS encoding DEAD/DEAH box helicase — protein sequence MNFETFNFHPSVMNGVRSLGYSIPTPIQIQAIPPIMQGRDVIGLAQTGTGKTAAFVLPILHLLQSGPRGRIRALIISPTRELAEQTSEFINSLESNTGLHSVAIYGGLGMALQANDLRRGAEIIVACPGRLLDYLWKGTVSLSDLEILVIDEADRMFDMGFLPDIRNILSCIMNKRQTLLFSATMPDNIKRLAREFLQNPVTVQIDLQMPAKTVSHILYPVQQHLKTALLKEILKQIKTDSVLVFTRTKHGAERVAQQLVKEGFPVTSLQGDLPQHQRQAALDGFRDGSIKILVATDIASRGIDVLSISHVINYDMPESTDNYIHRIGRTGRVNKSGDALTFVTSADADKVRALEKLLDAPLERLTLEGFDYTKPAPEKQQRFGQQPRRGGTSRRQATGQRTGSNKSRFSPRQEMLKTR from the coding sequence ATGAATTTCGAGACCTTTAATTTTCATCCGAGCGTCATGAACGGTGTACGCTCGCTCGGATATTCCATACCTACACCAATACAAATACAAGCCATCCCGCCGATTATGCAGGGGCGAGATGTCATCGGCTTGGCGCAGACCGGAACAGGCAAGACGGCGGCTTTCGTGCTGCCCATTTTGCACCTGCTGCAATCAGGCCCGCGGGGACGCATCCGGGCGCTGATAATATCGCCAACGCGCGAGCTGGCCGAGCAGACCTCCGAGTTCATCAATAGCCTGGAGAGCAATACCGGCCTGCACAGCGTAGCCATTTACGGCGGACTGGGCATGGCGCTGCAGGCCAACGACCTGCGCCGCGGCGCCGAAATCATCGTCGCCTGCCCGGGCAGACTGCTCGATTATCTCTGGAAAGGGACCGTCAGCTTATCAGACCTGGAAATCCTCGTTATCGATGAAGCCGACCGCATGTTCGATATGGGGTTTTTACCCGATATCCGCAATATCCTGTCTTGCATCATGAACAAGCGGCAGACACTACTTTTCTCCGCCACGATGCCGGACAATATAAAGCGCCTGGCACGCGAGTTCCTGCAAAACCCGGTTACCGTGCAAATAGACCTGCAGATGCCGGCCAAAACGGTATCACACATCCTGTATCCGGTACAACAGCACCTGAAGACGGCCCTATTGAAGGAAATCCTGAAGCAGATAAAGACCGATTCGGTACTGGTCTTCACCCGCACCAAGCATGGCGCCGAACGCGTGGCGCAACAACTGGTTAAGGAGGGCTTCCCGGTGACTTCCCTGCAGGGCGACCTCCCGCAACACCAGCGTCAGGCCGCGCTGGACGGCTTCCGCGACGGTTCGATTAAAATCCTGGTAGCTACCGATATTGCCTCCCGGGGCATCGATGTTTTAAGCATTTCCCATGTTATCAACTACGATATGCCCGAAAGCACGGATAATTATATCCACCGCATCGGGCGCACCGGCAGAGTGAACAAAAGCGGGGACGCGCTGACCTTTGTGACCAGCGCCGATGCCGACAAGGTACGCGCCCTTGAAAAACTCCTCGACGCGCCGCTGGAGCGTTTGACGCTCGAAGGCTTCGATTACACCAAGCCGGCGCCGGAAAAACAACAGCGTTTCGGGCAGCAACCGCGCCGGGGTGGTACCTCAAGGAGACAGGCAACCGGCCAACGGACCGGGAGCAATAAGAGCAGATTTTCACCAAGGCAGGAAATGCTCAAGACGCGATAA
- a CDS encoding RNA-binding protein: MKIYVGNLAFDVTEDELAAEFGTFGKVESVAVPSDKISGRPRGFAFVEMASKSEAEAAIAGLNGKTFKDRTIVVNESRPRPDNRGGGSFGNRRGGSSGGGGGSFGGGRGGFSGGGRRRF; encoded by the coding sequence ATGAAAATTTATGTAGGCAATCTGGCCTTTGATGTTACCGAGGATGAACTGGCGGCGGAATTCGGCACTTTTGGCAAAGTGGAATCGGTCGCGGTCCCTTCCGATAAAATCAGCGGGCGGCCCAGGGGGTTCGCCTTTGTGGAAATGGCATCAAAATCCGAGGCTGAAGCCGCGATAGCCGGGCTTAACGGTAAAACGTTCAAAGACCGGACTATCGTGGTTAACGAGTCCCGCCCCCGTCCCGATAACCGGGGCGGCGGTTCTTTCGGTAACCGGAGAGGCGGCAGTTCCGGCGGCGGCGGCGGCAGTTTCGGCGGCGGCAGAGGCGGTTTTTCAGGAGGCGGACGGCGAAGATTTTAG
- a CDS encoding TasA family protein — MKKILIIAMACVLTVGLIGGAFAYFTDTETASSNTFTAGYMNLGINDANNPSGIITLTNMAPGHSYGDYVINFKNFGSLDGKLSYVVNIVGEPAEPNTLAPDNTGTNVDAATFATQVFITKLLWNGDNILPDMGTIAGSDGKLSLYELANAGSLTDPSETLNVGETDTVTYEFTLNPDASDEYQGDGVIMSIVATLTSN, encoded by the coding sequence ATGAAAAAAATACTTATCATCGCCATGGCTTGCGTGCTGACCGTCGGCCTTATAGGCGGCGCGTTTGCCTACTTCACGGACACCGAAACGGCCAGCAGCAACACCTTCACCGCCGGATACATGAACCTGGGCATCAATGACGCGAACAATCCTTCCGGCATCATCACGCTGACGAACATGGCTCCCGGTCATTCATATGGTGACTACGTTATCAATTTTAAAAACTTCGGTAGTCTTGACGGGAAATTATCCTACGTTGTTAACATTGTCGGGGAACCCGCCGAGCCTAATACTCTAGCTCCGGATAACACCGGCACTAATGTGGATGCGGCCACATTCGCTACCCAGGTATTTATCACCAAACTTTTATGGAATGGCGATAATATACTTCCCGATATGGGAACAATTGCTGGCTCTGATGGCAAGCTAAGCCTTTACGAATTGGCTAATGCCGGTTCTCTCACAGATCCAAGCGAGACGCTGAATGTTGGTGAGACTGATACCGTGACTTACGAATTCACCTTAAATCCAGACGCCAGCGATGAATATCAGGGTGATGGTGTGATAATGAGCATCGTCGCCACCCTAACTTCCAACTAG
- a CDS encoding TasA family protein gives MTKKLLFVLMATAICLGLLFTAFSYFNDTEASTNNTFTVGTWAVDVGGGSGDSASCTFQNLTAGQSGTETWSVTNTGTVPAYVDLNIGILESGTGHLGDYLMVHLYVSGGGDIYGDAPIKNSAGVYDSNLPLAAGESKTVILDWYASAGYTIPDANDKVVFAISFSIQPAP, from the coding sequence ATAACGAAAAAACTCCTGTTTGTTTTAATGGCGACGGCCATCTGCCTGGGCTTGCTGTTTACCGCCTTTTCCTATTTTAACGATACCGAAGCCAGCACCAACAATACCTTTACGGTGGGGACATGGGCGGTGGATGTGGGCGGCGGCAGCGGCGATAGCGCTTCATGTACCTTCCAGAATCTCACTGCCGGACAGAGCGGCACAGAGACCTGGTCGGTAACCAATACCGGCACCGTACCCGCCTACGTGGACTTGAATATCGGAATCCTGGAAAGCGGCACCGGGCACCTGGGCGACTATCTCATGGTGCATCTCTACGTATCCGGCGGCGGCGATATTTACGGCGATGCCCCCATTAAAAACAGCGCGGGTGTTTATGATAGCAACCTGCCGCTGGCCGCCGGTGAAAGCAAGACGGTTATCCTGGACTGGTACGCGAGCGCCGGATACACCATCCCGGATGCCAACGATAAGGTGGTATTTGCTATTAGCTTTAGCATCCAGCCGGCGCCGTGA
- a CDS encoding response regulator transcription factor, whose product MKVLVVEDEKRLIKNIAFYLAMRYPDNTIISTGKGLEGIEMIETEVPDMVMVASSLPDIDILDFINKTRRFSNVPLLILIEGETDVDRAMVLEAGADDYVAKPFSPIELVARVNALLRRTHSDGFKRENTLNTGWLTINFGTREVTLSGRQVKLTPHEYNLLAELMRNEGKVLSHRVLLEKVWGAEYATDYTFIKKYIYRLRCKLEADPDKPKMFLTERGIGYRFVKPPDNTP is encoded by the coding sequence GTGAAGGTACTGGTAGTCGAGGATGAAAAAAGGCTTATTAAAAATATCGCCTTCTATTTAGCCATGCGGTATCCTGACAACACTATCATCTCCACGGGGAAAGGGCTGGAAGGAATAGAGATGATAGAGACCGAGGTACCGGACATGGTCATGGTGGCCTCCTCTCTACCGGATATAGATATCCTGGACTTCATCAATAAAACCCGTCGTTTTTCCAATGTTCCCCTGCTCATCCTTATCGAGGGGGAGACCGATGTCGACCGGGCGATGGTTTTGGAAGCGGGCGCCGATGATTATGTCGCCAAGCCTTTCAGTCCCATCGAGCTGGTAGCCAGGGTGAATGCCCTGCTCCGCCGCACTCACAGCGACGGTTTCAAACGCGAAAACACCCTCAATACCGGATGGCTGACCATAAACTTCGGCACACGGGAAGTGACACTTTCCGGCAGGCAGGTAAAGCTCACCCCCCATGAGTACAATCTGCTGGCCGAGCTGATGAGGAACGAGGGCAAAGTGCTGTCCCACCGCGTCCTGCTGGAAAAGGTGTGGGGGGCGGAATACGCCACGGACTACACCTTTATCAAGAAATATATCTACCGCCTCCGCTGCAAGCTCGAAGCGGACCCCGATAAGCCGAAGATGTTCCTGACCGAACGGGGCATAGGCTACCGGTTCGTCAAGCCTCCGGACAATACCCCGTAA
- a CDS encoding UPF0489 family protein has translation MLFLDLDLDFFLNDNAYGGENARLGPEYRPWPVSRVRHFLGDRCGLSPESPVAGRTVTSHDEIIDFWRTLIESGRLKVPFEVIHVDAHPDLWAGGGLYRTSSYLYLEPGKRLAMLQTQEVNPGNYLTFAIAYGWIKSLIWVSLLRSSPRRPTWDADARSLSARLEEENAGSAANKDNGVFYRVLPWHEFRAGAAFDYMALSKSPGFTPPASDALVPVIEGYMRQI, from the coding sequence ATGCTCTTCTTGGATCTGGACCTGGATTTCTTTTTGAACGATAACGCCTATGGCGGCGAGAACGCCAGGTTGGGCCCGGAGTACCGGCCGTGGCCTGTTTCCCGGGTGCGGCATTTTCTCGGGGATAGGTGCGGCCTTTCACCCGAGTCCCCCGTAGCGGGACGGACGGTGACCAGCCACGATGAGATAATTGATTTCTGGCGTACGCTTATTGAGTCCGGCCGGCTCAAGGTGCCGTTTGAGGTGATTCACGTGGATGCCCACCCTGACCTGTGGGCGGGTGGCGGGCTTTACCGGACATCCTCATATCTCTATCTGGAGCCGGGAAAGAGGCTGGCGATGCTTCAAACGCAGGAAGTTAATCCGGGCAATTATTTAACTTTCGCTATTGCCTACGGCTGGATAAAATCGCTGATATGGGTCTCGCTGCTCCGGTCATCCCCCCGCCGCCCCACCTGGGATGCTGACGCCAGGTCGCTTTCAGCACGGCTGGAGGAAGAAAACGCCGGTTCCGCGGCTAACAAGGACAACGGAGTTTTCTACCGGGTATTGCCGTGGCATGAATTCAGGGCGGGTGCGGCCTTTGACTACATGGCGTTAAGCAAGTCCCCGGGTTTTACGCCGCCGGCCAGCGATGCCCTGGTACCGGTCATTGAGGGATACATGAGGCAGATATGA
- the rpsU gene encoding 30S ribosomal protein S21 has translation MSLEVTIREGESQEALLHRFQRMVQMSGVLREAKANRRFISKRAAAIIKAKNNAKRKRRRE, from the coding sequence TTGTCTTTAGAAGTAACGATACGTGAAGGTGAATCACAGGAAGCATTATTGCACCGCTTTCAGCGCATGGTACAGATGAGCGGCGTCCTGCGGGAAGCCAAGGCTAACCGCAGGTTCATCTCCAAGCGGGCCGCGGCTATCATCAAGGCCAAGAACAACGCCAAAAGAAAACGGCGGCGGGAATAA
- a CDS encoding response regulator transcription factor: MEKVLVLVVEKDSALVAEAVAALQEAGYEVVEATDTADGLKKLYELNPDIIIASTDLPPVNGEEACRRIRQASYLPVVILGSQEELVKTLELGADAYIVKPASGREVVARVHSLLRREKKDEPPGGARLRPEHYQPGEEDTPPGLSPTECRLSNCLLSNEGRLLGYPQIITEVWGGKKVSVDTLHFYIRRLRRKMSNFNIFSMRGVGYGLSVSGQQAR; this comes from the coding sequence ATGGAAAAAGTACTGGTGCTGGTGGTGGAAAAGGACAGTGCACTGGTGGCGGAAGCGGTGGCAGCATTACAAGAAGCCGGGTATGAGGTAGTGGAGGCGACGGACACCGCCGACGGCCTGAAAAAGCTTTACGAGCTGAATCCGGACATCATCATCGCCAGCACCGATTTGCCCCCCGTCAATGGCGAAGAAGCCTGCCGGCGTATCCGCCAGGCGAGCTACCTGCCGGTGGTCATCCTGGGCAGCCAGGAAGAACTGGTAAAGACCCTCGAGCTGGGGGCGGATGCTTACATCGTCAAGCCAGCCAGCGGGCGGGAGGTTGTCGCCAGGGTACATTCGCTGCTCAGAAGGGAAAAAAAGGACGAACCGCCGGGAGGCGCCCGTCTCCGACCGGAACATTACCAGCCGGGGGAAGAAGACACCCCGCCCGGTCTCAGCCCCACCGAATGCCGCCTCAGTAACTGTCTGCTCTCCAATGAAGGCCGGCTGCTCGGCTACCCGCAAATTATCACCGAGGTCTGGGGAGGTAAAAAGGTGAGTGTGGACACGCTGCATTTCTACATCCGGCGGCTGCGCCGCAAGATGTCTAATTTCAATATCTTCAGCATGAGGGGTGTGGGCTACGGGCTTTCCGTAAGCGGTCAGCAGGCCCGATGA
- a CDS encoding signal peptidase I, which yields MLGKLLTWLGWLILVVIIASVSFVMITAQYGWEFDAVLSGSMEPHIGVGGLVVIKPIGAGQVSVGDVISFKLPGIDTPICHRIIAVQDTADGLMFQTKGDANEEADQDLVPAAAINGKEIFYLPYIGRLAKLSQIGRERVFILGRSLPIAVLVVLPLGLAFIGLTFKDAIEEIVRPGKKRRKEALKMRRERFLKKRKTVFR from the coding sequence ATATTAGGTAAGCTCTTAACCTGGCTCGGCTGGCTGATACTGGTTGTCATTATAGCGTCGGTGTCCTTCGTGATGATAACGGCGCAGTACGGCTGGGAGTTCGATGCCGTGCTTTCCGGCAGCATGGAGCCGCATATAGGGGTGGGCGGGCTGGTGGTGATAAAGCCCATAGGCGCGGGGCAGGTAAGCGTGGGGGACGTTATCTCTTTCAAGCTGCCGGGCATAGACACCCCCATCTGCCACCGGATTATCGCCGTCCAGGATACGGCGGACGGCCTTATGTTCCAAACCAAGGGTGACGCCAACGAGGAAGCGGACCAGGACCTGGTACCGGCGGCAGCCATCAACGGCAAAGAGATTTTTTACCTGCCGTACATCGGCAGATTAGCCAAGCTTTCACAGATCGGGCGGGAGCGGGTATTTATCCTGGGGCGGAGTCTGCCGATAGCGGTGCTGGTGGTCCTGCCGCTGGGGCTGGCTTTCATCGGGCTGACTTTTAAAGACGCCATAGAGGAAATCGTCCGGCCGGGCAAAAAACGGCGGAAGGAAGCGCTGAAAATGCGCCGGGAACGGTTCCTGAAAAAGAGAAAGACCGTATTCAGGTAG
- a CDS encoding zinc-ribbon domain containing protein, producing the protein MSFQDKSIQCSDCGTTFTFSAEDQEFFRTKGYTNEPKRCPECRQARKSERNSTSSFGAPRQMFPTTCSECGKSTEVPFQPRGDKPVYCSDCYRKVRPSR; encoded by the coding sequence ATGAGTTTTCAGGATAAGTCTATCCAATGCTCCGATTGCGGTACCACGTTCACCTTTAGCGCCGAGGACCAGGAATTTTTCCGGACCAAGGGCTATACCAACGAGCCCAAGCGCTGTCCCGAATGCCGTCAGGCACGTAAATCAGAACGCAACAGCACCAGCAGTTTCGGAGCCCCACGGCAGATGTTCCCGACTACCTGCTCTGAATGCGGCAAAAGCACCGAGGTCCCGTTTCAACCCCGCGGTGACAAGCCCGTTTATTGCAGCGATTGCTACCGTAAAGTCAGACCCAGCAGATAA
- a CDS encoding RNA-binding protein, producing MNIYIGNLSLETTEDELRQQFTGFGKVTSVTIMNDRYIGSGQPRGYGYVQMASKTEGTIAIASLKGKKLRDRVVEIVEALPLSNKNEMAVPEINKNRLNRRRQRKYQMI from the coding sequence ATGAATATCTATATAGGTAACCTATCACTGGAAACGACTGAAGACGAACTGCGCCAACAGTTCACCGGGTTCGGGAAGGTGACATCCGTCACCATCATGAATGACCGGTATATCGGCAGCGGTCAGCCGAGGGGCTACGGTTACGTACAAATGGCTTCCAAAACCGAGGGCACCATCGCCATTGCCAGCCTCAAAGGTAAAAAATTACGGGACCGCGTGGTTGAAATAGTCGAGGCCCTGCCGCTCTCGAACAAGAACGAGATGGCAGTCCCCGAAATCAATAAAAACAGATTGAATAGAAGAAGACAAAGAAAATACCAAATGATTTGA
- a CDS encoding B12-binding domain-containing radical SAM protein, whose translation MKILLVYPRYPDTFWSFRHALKFLSKKASFPPLGLLTVAAMLPAAWDKKVVDLNVNALDDEDIKWADYVFISSMVVQKDSAREVISRCNSLHTRIVAGGPLFTTGYEEFDGIDHFVLGEAEVTLPRFLADLENGCPQHLYTTDERPDISKTPLPLWSLINMNNYSAMSLQYSRGCPFDCDFCDIIVLNGHRPRTKDSQQMVDELEELYRRGWRGSLFIVDDNFIGNKQKLKEETLPAMIRWSKARKYPFTFFTEASINLADDEDLMDMMAEAGFNRVFIGIETPDEDSLLECNKLQNRNRDLAAAVKSIQNHGFEVQGGFILGFDSDPLSIFKKQINFIQKTGIVTAMVGLLNAPKGTKLYQRLKKENRLLKDFTGDNTDFSVNFVPKMKYETLMSGYKQVVNTIYSPRQYYERVVAFLKEYKPRKTAGISKLRFSHVTGFFKTLWYLGITDKGRRYFWRLMISTLLRRPRHFAISIGLSVSGFHFRKVAESYNRAVLVPRQ comes from the coding sequence ATGAAAATACTTCTGGTATATCCACGGTATCCTGACACTTTCTGGAGTTTCAGACACGCGTTGAAGTTCCTGTCCAAGAAAGCCTCTTTCCCGCCTCTGGGACTGCTTACGGTTGCCGCCATGCTTCCCGCCGCCTGGGATAAAAAAGTGGTGGACTTGAATGTAAACGCCTTGGATGATGAAGATATCAAATGGGCTGATTATGTCTTTATCAGTTCCATGGTGGTACAGAAGGACTCAGCCCGGGAAGTAATCAGCCGGTGCAATAGCTTGCATACCAGGATAGTGGCCGGAGGCCCCCTTTTCACTACCGGGTATGAGGAGTTCGATGGCATCGACCACTTTGTGCTGGGTGAAGCGGAAGTCACACTCCCCCGGTTTTTAGCCGACCTCGAAAACGGCTGCCCGCAGCATCTCTACACGACCGATGAGCGCCCGGACATTAGTAAGACTCCTCTCCCGTTATGGTCGCTTATCAATATGAATAATTACTCCGCCATGAGCCTGCAATACTCCAGAGGTTGCCCCTTCGATTGTGATTTTTGCGATATAATCGTGCTTAACGGTCATAGACCCAGGACCAAGGACAGTCAGCAGATGGTGGATGAGCTGGAAGAGCTATACCGCCGCGGCTGGCGGGGCAGTCTGTTCATCGTCGATGATAATTTCATCGGCAATAAACAAAAATTAAAGGAAGAGACGCTGCCGGCCATGATCCGGTGGTCGAAGGCCAGGAAATACCCCTTTACCTTCTTCACTGAAGCGTCTATTAATCTCGCCGATGACGAGGACTTGATGGACATGATGGCCGAGGCCGGATTTAACCGTGTCTTTATCGGCATTGAAACTCCGGATGAGGATAGCCTGCTGGAATGTAACAAGCTGCAAAATAGGAACCGGGACCTGGCGGCGGCCGTGAAGAGTATTCAGAACCACGGCTTTGAGGTGCAGGGAGGTTTTATTCTCGGCTTTGACAGCGACCCGCTTTCCATCTTCAAAAAACAGATTAACTTCATTCAAAAGACCGGCATCGTCACCGCCATGGTCGGCCTGCTCAACGCCCCCAAAGGCACCAAGCTCTACCAGCGCCTCAAGAAGGAAAACCGCCTGCTTAAGGATTTCACCGGGGACAATACGGATTTTTCTGTTAACTTCGTTCCCAAGATGAAATATGAAACGCTCATGTCCGGCTATAAACAGGTGGTGAACACCATCTACTCGCCGCGGCAATATTATGAGCGTGTCGTTGCCTTCCTCAAGGAATATAAACCCCGTAAGACGGCCGGGATATCCAAGTTGCGTTTTTCTCATGTCACCGGTTTTTTTAAGACCCTCTGGTACCTGGGTATCACGGATAAGGGCAGAAGGTATTTCTGGCGGCTTATGATTTCTACTCTTCTGAGGCGGCCCCGCCATTTCGCCATATCGATAGGCTTGTCCGTTTCAGGATTCCACTTCCGTAAGGTGGCGGAGAGTTACAACCGGGCCGTTCTGGTACCGCGGCAATAA
- a CDS encoding TasA family protein codes for MKKFLILALAVILALGMTGGVFAYFTDVETSSGNSFTAGTLDLEIRDNGTWDPDPWGNGVDMTWVMDNMVPGGSSVTNHVFLRNVGSIAGNHVEISFSNAIDEATNPVETDSNPASLPQDLAKWIEVGGMSYAISDLKYIITHTTGWDVNGNGWLDLDDLARSPIIIAEHGPLDDLVPPDSVGGEASFSLSLYFRTEATNDIQGDILITTVSFTLNQDNSQ; via the coding sequence TTGAAGAAGTTCTTGATTCTGGCACTGGCTGTGATACTGGCGTTGGGTATGACCGGCGGTGTATTTGCCTACTTTACGGATGTCGAAACCAGTTCCGGTAATTCCTTCACGGCGGGAACGCTGGACCTGGAAATAAGGGATAACGGCACCTGGGACCCTGACCCGTGGGGTAACGGCGTGGACATGACCTGGGTGATGGACAACATGGTGCCGGGTGGGAGCAGCGTGACCAATCACGTTTTTCTAAGGAACGTCGGCAGTATTGCGGGCAACCATGTGGAAATCAGTTTCAGCAATGCCATTGACGAAGCCACCAATCCGGTGGAGACGGATAGCAACCCGGCTTCCCTGCCCCAGGATCTGGCAAAATGGATAGAAGTCGGAGGGATGAGTTACGCTATCAGTGACTTAAAATACATAATCACTCATACTACCGGCTGGGATGTCAACGGCAATGGCTGGCTGGACCTCGATGACTTAGCCCGTTCTCCCATCATCATCGCTGAACACGGGCCACTGGACGACCTTGTCCCGCCGGACAGCGTCGGCGGGGAAGCGAGCTTCAGTTTGAGTCTGTATTTCAGAACTGAAGCCACTAACGATATCCAAGGCGATATCCTGATAACCACCGTTTCCTTCACCCTTAACCAGGATAACAGCCAGTAA